The proteins below come from a single Iocasia fonsfrigidae genomic window:
- a CDS encoding L,D-transpeptidase family protein gives MYILDIKNCRRCLFFLLLFLVLLLQIKVGFLSEYKRDRVLGLQSSPEEKLNIVINTYNRTLTLYKDGKVFKRYPVSIGKPTTKSPIGEWAIIGKSKGWGGGFGTRWLGLNVPWGIYGIHGTNKPGSIGRAASHGCIRMYNHHVEELYELVLVKTRVEIIGERLPVTVNRVLRPGQTGLSVMQLQDNLNERGFNSGYRDARYGATTKEAVLELEAQFELKRDGIADWNVLYILDLPARE, from the coding sequence ATGTATATTTTGGATATTAAAAACTGTAGGCGGTGCTTATTTTTTTTATTATTGTTTTTGGTATTGTTGTTGCAGATTAAAGTAGGTTTTCTATCTGAATATAAAAGAGATAGGGTTTTAGGACTCCAGTCCTCTCCTGAAGAAAAATTAAATATTGTTATCAATACATATAATAGGACACTAACCCTTTATAAAGATGGAAAAGTGTTTAAAAGATATCCAGTTTCTATCGGTAAACCAACTACCAAATCCCCAATCGGGGAATGGGCAATTATCGGCAAGAGTAAGGGTTGGGGGGGTGGCTTTGGTACCAGATGGTTAGGTCTAAATGTACCATGGGGTATATATGGGATACATGGAACTAATAAACCAGGGTCTATTGGTAGAGCTGCCAGTCACGGTTGTATCAGGATGTATAATCATCATGTTGAAGAACTTTATGAACTGGTGCTGGTTAAAACAAGGGTTGAAATTATAGGTGAAAGACTTCCTGTAACAGTAAACAGAGTGTTAAGGCCTGGTCAAACAGGTTTATCTGTTATGCAGTTGCAGGATAATTTAAATGAACGAGGTTTTAATTCTGGTTACAGGGATGCACGTTATGGAGCTACTACAAAGGAGGCTGTTCTGGAATTAGAGGCACAATTCGAGCTAAAAAGGGATGGAATAGCAGACTGGAACGTTTTGTATATTCTTGATTTGCCTGCCAGGGAGTGA
- a CDS encoding DUF2905 domain-containing protein produces the protein MANELARLLIILGILLVLIGGVILYFGNLFSWFGRLPGDIRIKRDGFSFYFPITTMLLISLVLNLIFRLIKYFTK, from the coding sequence ATGGCAAATGAATTAGCTCGTCTTTTAATAATTTTAGGTATATTATTAGTGCTTATTGGTGGAGTGATTTTATATTTTGGTAATCTCTTCAGCTGGTTTGGTCGCCTGCCGGGGGATATCAGGATAAAAAGAGATGGATTTTCTTTTTATTTTCCAATAACTACAATGCTCTTGATTAGTTTAGTACTAAACCTTATTTTTAGATTAATCAAGTACTTTACAAAATAA
- a CDS encoding TatD family hydrolase yields MYFIDTHAHLDFSNYDHDRDEVIKRAHDEGVSHIINIGADLESSQRSVELADRDSSIYAAVGIHPHEAAGVDKQSVEQLKKLATHKKVLAIGEIGLDYHYDNSPRETQQEVFRKQLKLAHELSLPVVIHNREADRDCLAILKDEGVEQLGGIMHCFNSSLDFAWQILDLNLYIAFGGVITFKNAGDLRDVVKSLPVDKIVIETDSPYLTPHPCRGKRNEPAYVKLVLEKIAEIKDIPAAELARITSDNAKKAYRF; encoded by the coding sequence TTGTATTTTATAGATACTCATGCACATTTAGATTTCTCGAATTATGACCATGACCGGGATGAAGTTATTAAAAGAGCCCATGATGAGGGTGTATCACATATTATTAATATTGGAGCTGACCTGGAGTCGAGCCAGCGCTCTGTAGAACTGGCTGACAGGGACAGCTCTATTTATGCCGCCGTAGGTATTCACCCACATGAGGCAGCAGGGGTAGATAAGCAAAGTGTTGAGCAATTAAAAAAACTGGCTACACATAAGAAAGTTCTTGCTATTGGAGAGATAGGCCTGGATTATCATTATGATAATTCACCGCGGGAAACCCAGCAGGAGGTGTTTAGAAAACAGCTAAAGTTGGCTCATGAACTCTCTTTACCGGTGGTTATCCACAATAGAGAAGCAGATAGGGATTGTCTTGCTATATTAAAGGATGAAGGTGTTGAACAACTAGGTGGTATCATGCATTGTTTTAACAGCAGTCTTGATTTTGCCTGGCAGATACTGGATTTAAATCTTTATATTGCTTTTGGGGGGGTTATTACTTTTAAAAATGCAGGAGATTTACGAGATGTTGTTAAGAGCCTGCCTGTAGATAAGATTGTGATAGAAACAGATTCCCCTTATCTTACCCCCCATCCCTGCCGTGGTAAACGTAATGAACCGGCTTATGTAAAACTGGTCCTGGAGAAGATTGCAGAGATAAAAGATATACCAGCAGCAGAGCTGGCCAGAATTACAAGTGATAATGCTAAAAAAGCCTATAGGTTCTAA
- a CDS encoding YbaB/EbfC family nucleoid-associated protein, translated as MNNMDDIMGQIAVIKQRMNQLQEELKKTKVNGSDDDKIITVIVSGSGQVIDYEFDLKKIEIFDQEKLIKSLIEATNRGLTAARELEAKKKKEIVGTVDIPNIPGLF; from the coding sequence ATGAACAATATGGACGATATCATGGGACAGATTGCTGTAATAAAGCAGAGGATGAATCAACTACAAGAGGAATTAAAGAAAACCAAGGTAAATGGCAGTGATGACGATAAAATAATCACAGTAATTGTCAGTGGTTCTGGTCAAGTTATAGATTATGAATTTGACTTGAAAAAAATAGAAATCTTTGATCAAGAAAAATTAATTAAATCCTTAATTGAAGCCACCAACAGAGGACTAACTGCAGCCAGAGAACTGGAAGCAAAGAAGAAGAAAGAAATTGTCGGCACAGTAGATATACCCAATATACCTGGTCTATTTTAA